From the Oryzias melastigma strain HK-1 unplaced genomic scaffold, ASM292280v2 sc01624, whole genome shotgun sequence genome, one window contains:
- the tmem86b gene encoding lysoplasmalogenase, with protein MDILETHAYDKRKRRNMSCALFVSLLPFFLSSALYLYLWTPDTKASLMTAGVKSAPALLLAAVVLSWKGGQSVMGVAGGLVFSAVGDCCLVWPELFLHGMGAFAVAHLLYSLSFLSSRYTAYTSSFTRFLYLILTVFGGGFYIYLFPFLQKAPDSHLLTPGVGIYILLIALMAALAFRTHHVPTLLGSLSFVVSDVSLALQVFNVVQPCQYGHMVVMVTYYLAQLLIAVGDVKAEENTDDFSKWKRS; from the exons ATGGACATCCTGGAGACACATGCTTACgacaagaggaagaggagaaacatG TCCTGTGCTCTCTTTGTCTCCCTCTTGCCGTTCTTTCTGTCCTCTGCTCTGTACTTGTATTTGTGGACTCCTGACACCAAAGCGTCGCTCATGACAGCAGGCGTCAAATCAGCACCGGCGCTCCTGTTAGCTGCCGTGGTGCTGAGCTGGAAGGGAGGTCAGAGTGTCATGGGTGTGGCGGGCGGACTGGTCTTCTCTGCGGTTGGAGACTGCTGCTTGGTGTGGCCTGAGCTTTTCCTGCACG GAATGGGAGCTTTTGCTGTGGCTCATCTTCTCTACTCTCTGTCCTTCCTGTCCAGTCGCTACACAGCGTACACCTCCTCCTTCACACGCTTCCTATACCTGATCCTGACGGTATTCGGAGGAGGTTTCTACATCTATCTGTTCCCGTTCCTGCAGAAGGCGCCAGACTCTCACCTCCTAACTCCAGGGGTGGGGATCTACATCCTGTTAATCGCACTAATGGCAGCTTTAGCGTTCCGAACTCATCATGTTCCAACGCTCTTAGGAAGCTTGTCCTTCGTGGTGTCCGATGTCTCTTTAGCTCTGCAAGTTTTCAATGTGGTGCAGCCATGTCAATACGGACACATGGTTGTAATGGTGACCTATTATTTGGCCCAGTTATTGATTGCTGTGGGAGATGTGAAGGCAGAGGAGAACACGGATGACTTTTCTAAGTGGAAGAGATCCTAG